In Drosophila santomea strain STO CAGO 1482 chromosome 3L, Prin_Dsan_1.1, whole genome shotgun sequence, a single window of DNA contains:
- the LOC120447644 gene encoding extensin-3 yields the protein MRNRNLEQWVKLGLWLSLQRAMAKKFLIAFALVAVASADVSHLFSHSNNLQEDGYHYAPPRAPVVIDVPYVPHESAPPVVVYEAPKPRPTPPRPVYTPQPAGVLKDDGYHYAQPSVKFEVAAPPPPKVEYLPPPTKKVVIAPPPVYVPPPTKKVVVYTPPPPPPPKKVVVYTPPPPPPPKKVVYTPPPTGILKDDGYHYGQPSVKFEVSAPPPPKVEYLPPPTKKVVIAPPPVYVPPPTKKVVVYTPPPPPPPKKVVVYTPPPPPPPKKVVYTPPPTGILKDDGYHYGQPSVKFEVSAPPPPKVEYLPPPTKKVVIAPPPVYVPPPTKKVVVYTPPPPPPPVYVPPPTKKVVVYTPPPPPPPVYVPPPTKKVYVTPKVEYLPPVQKGYSYPNDPQPAFNF from the exons ATGAGGAACAGGAATCTGGAACAGTGGGTTAAATTGGGATTGTGGTTGTCCTTGCAACGGGCCATGGCAAAG AAATTCCTGATCGCTTTTGCCCTGGTGGCCGTGGCCAGCGCAGATGTTTCGCATCTGTTCTCGCACAGCAACAACCTGCAGGAGGATGGATACCACTATGCCCCACCACGCGCCCCGGTCGTCATCGATGTGCCCTACGTGCCCCACGAGTCTGCCCCACCAGTAGTGGTCTACGAGGCCCCCAAGCCCAGGCCCACACCCCCCCGTCCCGTCTACACCCCTCAGCCCGCTGGTGTTCTCAAGGACGATGGTTACCACTACGCCCAGCCTTCCGTGAAATTCGAGGTTGCTGCTCCTCCACCACCAAAGGTTGAGTACCTGCCTCCTCCCACCAAGAAGGTGGTGATCGCCCCACCCCCAGTGTACGTGCCACCCCCAACCAAGAAGGTTGTCGTCTACacaccacccccaccaccaccaccgaagAAGGTCGTCGTCTACaccccacccccaccaccaccaccgaagAAGGTCGTGTACACCCCACCTCCAACTGGCATCCTGAAGGACGATGGCTACCACTACGGCCAGCCCTCCGTGAAATTCGAGGTGTCCGCTCCTCCACCACCAAAGGTTGAGTACCTGCCTCCTCCCACCAAGAAGGTGGTGATCGCCCCACCCCCAGTGTACGTGCCACCCCCAACCAAGAAGGTTGTCGTCTACacaccacccccaccaccaccaccgaagAAGGTCGTCGTCTACaccccacccccaccaccaccaccgaagAAGGTCGTGTACACCCCACCCCCAACTGGCATCCTGAAGGACGATGGCTACCACTACGGCCAGCCCTCCGTGAAATTCGAGGTGTCCGCTCCTCCACCACCAAAGGTTGAGTACCTGCCTCCTCCCACCAAGAAGGTGGTGATCGCCCCACCCCCAGTGTACGTGCCTCCCCCAACCAAGAAGGTCGTTGTGTACacaccacccccaccaccaccaccagtgTACGTCCCACCCCCAACCAAGAAGGTCGTCGTCTACaccccacccccaccaccaccaccagtgTACGTCCCACCTCCAACCAAGAAG GTGTACGTGACCCCCAAGGTCGAGTACTTGCCCCCCGTCCAGAAGGGATACAGCTACCCCAACGACCCCCAGCCCGCGTTCAACTTCTAG
- the LOC120449950 gene encoding MAGE-like protein 2, whose translation MRVLFLPFAVALLGVVGATSLSRTYLPPQVQRKVISVPRIEVQPQIIQRQVVQPQNTYLPPRVVPQVIPVRPAPQVVQIARPAPQVVQIARPAPQVVQIARPAPQVISVAAPRNTYLPPRVISPAPQVVSIARPAPQLISVAAPRNTYLPPQVIAPRNTYLPPQ comes from the exons ATG CGTGTCctctttttgccttttgcagTGGCTCTCTTGGGAGTGGTCGGTGCGACTTCTCTGTCCAGGACATACTTGCCGCCTCAAGTGCAGCGCAAGGTGATCTCTGTTCCCAGGATTGAAGTTCAACCCCAGATCATTCAGCGCCAGGTGGTTCAGCCACAGAACACCTATCTGCCACCTCGAGTGGTGCCACAAGTGATTCCCGTTCGTCCTGCTCCACAAGTGGTACAAATAGCTCGTCCTGCTCCACAAGTGGTACAGATAGCTCGTCCTGCACCACAAGTGGTGCAGATAGCTCGTCCTGCTCCCCAAGTGATCTCCGTGGCTGCTCCTCGTAACACCTATCTGCCACCTCGAGTGATTAGTCCTGCTCCACAGGTGGTGTCCATTGCTCGTCCTGCTCCGCAGTTGATCTCGGTGGCTGCTCCGCGCAATACTTACCTGCCGCCACAAGTCATCGCTCCCCGGAACACCTACCTGCCGCCCCAGTAA
- the LOC120447645 gene encoding skin secretory protein xP2 — protein MAYYFSSFLSLQKFIILTLAVVGCVAAESGYNYNAPRQAAASAPAPVFQQAASAPAPVRTYVPPAPAASAPVQTFAPAPAPVAAPAPVFQQAASAPAPARTYVPPAPQVHHHAAASAPAPVQSFAPSFSAPAPAPAPVQSFAPAPAFESSGPVFEAAASAPSAARSGYDYSQPAASQQGYKYKTVRRRVFKHRA, from the exons ATGGCATATTATTTCTCCTCGTTTTTGTCCCTGCAGAAATTCATCATCTTGACTTTGGCCGTGGTTGGCTGTGTGGCCGCCGAATCGGGCTACAACTACAATGCTCCCCGCCAGGCAGCCGCCTCTGCCCCGGCTCCAGTTTTCCAGCAAGCCGCCTCTGCTCCTGCCCCAGTGAGGACCTACGTGCcgcctgctcctgctgcctcTGCCCCAGTGCAGACCTTTGCCCCTGCCCCAGCTCCAGTTGCTGCCCCTGCTCCCGTTTTCCAGCAGGCTGCCTCTGCGCCAGCCCCAGCCCGCACCTACGTGCCTCCAGCTCCTCAGGTGCACCACCATGCCGCTGCCTCAGCTCCAGCTCCCGTTCAGTCctttgctcct AGCTTCTCGGCTCCAGCACCCGCCCCCGCACCCGTGCAGTCCTTCGCCCCCGCTCCTGCTTTCGAGTCCTCCGGACCGGTGTTCGAGGCCGCCGCTTCCGCCCCCTCTGCCGCCCGCTCCGGATACGATTATAGCCAGCCCGCCGCCAGCCAGCAGGGATACAAGTACAAGACCGTCCGTCGCCGTGTCTTCAAGCACCGCGCTtaa
- the LOC120448884 gene encoding translation initiation factor IF-2 has product MAIACLADVSHVKHHKHQRHHHSRDHEDDDEESHYQHSHEEKEVEQPFYKKEKHTSEKVVYHKEEEHEEPKYYKEHTEHHHEEPKKQRVDHYHHYDKKPEVKTQHIHYKHSKPHVRTDHNQDLFTPAATQVVNRRRRPSRILYASAPNSVFHTHTQINVQSQDSELNSLTRPDPAPGAQDPAAAQAPTGAQAPGFRPNCQFIGPGNVPPGCGPSDPIGAQLPASALAPTGSNLPANQPVASGQLAVLGNGQRPPRPGGYGGGYGNRLNFFVDPSLGAQLGAIGNAAGNQQAAGGGQLAGGAQLGASQGFDPSFGAQAGGAQLGASQGFDPSFGAQAGGAQLGASQGFDPSFGAQAAAGAPFNNGFAGGQAQRPAQNQYDPNLQLGRPFDPSLGAQLGAGQGVSNQRPSGQGAFDPSTGAQLGAGQGVSNQRPSGQGAFDPSTGAQLGTGQGVPNRRPNTQGAFDPALGAQLGAGQGAPNQRPSPAGQGAFDPNQGQFDPSIGAQLAAGQVPRLNNRRQPNRSNYQGLNVLNGNVFGQPHLQGPTNALGNQQDTNIIDGNFYSDPHHGHQRALVSVTPNQRSVLIPDDDDADDDGQLDFLGFAASQKRSTYIAPKKLRSHRSPLKQRNVDLKTSASEYDTDYREDGYHYQKPKHSFEF; this is encoded by the coding sequence ATGGCAATCGCATGTCTGGCGGATGTTTCCCATGTGAAACACCACAAGCACCAGCGGCATCATCACTCCAGGGATCACGAAGATGACGATGAGGAATCCCACTATCAGCATTCCCACGAGGAAAAGGAGGTGGAGCAACCTTTCTACAAGAAGGAGAAGCACACCAGTGAAAAGGTGGTTTACCACAAGGAGGAGGAACACGAGGAGCCCAAATACTACAAGGAGCACACGGAGCATCACCATGAGGAGCCCAAAAAGCAGCGAGTGGATCACTACCATCACTATGACAAGAAGCCCGAAGTGAAGACCCAGCACATCCACTACAAGCATAGCAAGCCCCATGTCCGCACGGATCACAATCAGGACTTGTTCACCCCAGCAGCTACCCAAGTGGTTAATCGCCGCCGTCGTCCTAGTCGAATCCTATACGCCAGTGCCCCCAACTCGGTGttccacacccacacacagatCAATGTGCAGTCTCAGGACTCGGAATTGAATTCCCTCACTCGCCCAGATCCCGCACCTGGAGCACAGGATCCTGCTGCCGCCCAAGCACCGACTGGAGCTCAGGCACCAGGTTTCCGACCCAACTGCCAGTTTATTGGACCTGGCAACGTACCACCTGGCTGTGGACCCTCTGATCCCATAGGTGCTCAGCTACCAGCCAGCGCTCTGGCACCCACTGGTAGTAATCTTCCGGCCAATCAACCCGTTGCCAGTGGTCAATTGGCTGTTCTAGGCAATGGACAGCGACCTCCACGTCCAGGTGGCTATGGAGGTGGATATGGCAACCGACTGAACTTTTTCGTAGATCCTTCGCTGGGCGCTCAGCTAGGAGCTATAGGAAATGCTGCTGGAAATCAACAGGCTGCAGGAGGAGGTCAGCTTGCAGGAGGAGCTCAACTTGGAGCAAGCCAAGGATTCGACCCCTCTTTCGGTGCCCAAGCCGGAGGAGCTCAACTTGGAGCGAGCCAAGGATTCGATCCCTCTTTCGGTGCCCAAGCCGGAGGAGCTCAACTCGGAGCGAGCCAAGGATTCGACCCCTCGTTCGGTGCCCAAGCTGCTGCCGGAGCTCCATTTAACAATGGTTTTGCAGGTGGTCAAGCTCAAAGACCTGCGCAAAACCAATATGATCCCAACCTACAGCTAGGTCGTCCTTTTGATCCCTCCTTGGGTGCTCAGTTGGGCGCTGGTCAGGGTGTTTCTAACCAAAGACCAAGTGGACAGGGAGCATTTGATCCTTCTACAGGTGCTCAACTTGGAGCTGGACAGGGTGTTTCTAACCAAAGACCAAGTGGACAGGGAGCATTTGATCCTTCTACAGGTGCTCAACTTGGAACTGGACAGGGTGTTCCTAACCGGAGACCCAATACACAAGGCGCCTTTGATCCCGCTTTGGGCGCTCAACTTGGAGCTGGCCAGGGCGCGCCTAATCAGCGACCGAGTCCAGCTGGACAGGGAGCATTCGATCCCAATCAGGGACAGTTCGACCCCTCCATTGGAGCCCAATTGGCGGCGGGACAAGTGCCACGCCTCAACAATCGACGTCAGCCCAATCGATCCAACTACCAGGGCCTCAATGTGCTGAATGGCAACGTTTTCGGACAACCCCATCTCCAGGGACCCACCAATGCGCTGGGAAACCAGCAGGACACCAACATCATAGATGGCAACTTCTACAGCGATCCCCATCACGGACACCAGCGTGCCTTGGTATCAGTTACTCCAAATCAGCGTTCAGTCCTGATTCCCGACGACGATGATGCGGATGATGATGGGCAGCTAGATTTTCTGGGCTTTGCGGCCAGTCAGAAGAGGTCCACCTATATCGCTCCCAAAAAACTGCGATCTCATAGGAGCCCTTTAAAGCAAAGGAACGTGGATCTTAAAACATCTGCTTCGGAGTACGACACTGATTATCGTGAGGATGGCTATCACTACCAGAAGCCCAAACATTCATTCgagttttaa